In a single window of the Daphnia carinata strain CSIRO-1 chromosome 4, CSIRO_AGI_Dcar_HiC_V3, whole genome shotgun sequence genome:
- the LOC130687368 gene encoding nucleolus and neural progenitor protein-like: MTSVPLWNQSHLPSPATSAHKISAQFQGIMNTFLEDLSEKSQKLKDFMSLITSEVVLLTRFLYKLRAVFAHDKSYRVLKHIQKMVNKLLETNLVSDLASFQEQHLVSLKTVSAIFVAPKPKYEYIQVRLQGITRLLAQILCLSQHYGTLMIQKMQLGHFMSIVVISMSFVSRIWALSLHTMYFLMQLFGSISSICHTEGLVPNSTVNFLSKGCTIPLSLEDWLQSDHTLVDIHPLLKKRHERERTSNKPNIWQSIKIEDDEKHCLFQLKELVDTASLSEMKKNNDNLQESNVELIGFNKLKSMNNADIGELLTREPPLPVTKSRKRKLTTKNKGNQLEN, from the exons ATGACAAGTGTTCCTTTGTGGAATCAGTCGCATTTACCGAGCCCTGCTACATCCGCCCACAAAATATCTGCACAATTtcaag GAATTATGAATACTTTTCTAGAAGATTTATCTGAGAAATCACAAAAATTAAAGGATTTTATGTCATTGATTACATCTGAGGTTGTTCTTCTAACACGGTTTTTGTACAAGCTTAGAGCAGTATTTGCCCATGATAAAAGCTACAGAGTTTTGAAGCATATCCAGAAAATGGTGAACAAATTACTTGAAACAAACCTTGTGTCTGATCTCGCTAGTTTTCAGGAACAACATCTTGTCAGCTTGAAAACTGTGAGTGCAATATTTGTTGCACCAAAACCCAAATATGAATATATTCAAGTAAGGCTGCAGGGCATTACCAGATTACTGGCTCAGATTCTATGTCTCAGCCAGCACTATGGTACACTAATGATCCAAAAGATGCAGTTAGGGCATTTCATGAGTATAGTTGTGATTTCcatgtcttttgtttcaagaaTTTG GGCATTATCACTTCATACAATGTACTTCTTAATGCAATTGTTTGGCAGCATCAGTAGTATTTGTCATACAGAAGGATTGGTACCTAATAGTACTGTGAACTTCTTGTCCAAAGGATGTACCATTCCTCTGAGCTTGGAAGATTGGTTACAATCAGATCACACTCTTGTAGACATACATCCATT GCTGAAAAAAAGACATGAAAGGGAGAGAACTTCTAACAAGCCTAACATCTGGCAGTCAATAAAGAttgaagatgatgaaaagCATTGCTTATTCCAACTAAAAGAACTCGTCGATACTGCTAGCCTttcggaaatgaaaaaaaataacgataaCTTGCAGGAATCGAATGTAGAGCTTATCGGCTTCAATAAATTGAAATCAATGAATAATGCTGATATTGGAG aattaTTGACACGTGAACCACCTTTGCCGGTTACAAAAAGTAGGAAGAGAAAGCTAACcacgaaaaataaagggaaTCAATTAGAAAACTGA
- the LOC130687364 gene encoding DNA damage-binding protein 1-like, with protein sequence MAHNYVVTAHKQTAVTSCVTGNFTSSNDLNLIVAKNYRLEIYLVTPEGLRPLKEVGIYGKIAVMKLYKSGNDKKDSLFILTQRYNAMILECSGEGENMEIITKTQGNVADKIGKPSETGIIAIIDPDCRVIGLRLYDGLLKIIPLEKDSSEIKAYNIRIEELCIQDIAFLYGCANPTVVIIHQDAHGRHVKTREISLRDKEFAKTSWKQDNVETEASMLLPVPEPYGGALIIGQESITYHNGQNYVTIAPPIIKQSTITCYGKVDPNGSRYLLGDLAGHLFMLVLEKEEKMDGTVTVRDIKIELLGEVSIPECLTYLDNGVVFIGSRFGDSQLVKLNVTPDENNSYVTVMETFTNLAPIVDMTIVDLDRQGQGQLVTCSGAYKEGSLRIIRNGIGIHEQASIDLPGIKGIWALKMGFSGNQSVDDTVVLSFVGQTRVLMLNGEEMEETEIPGLISDQQTFFCGNVGKDSVLQITTGSVRLISVNTKQKLSDWTPPDGKMLNVVACNHGQVLCAAGRDLYYLEMEDDTQVILKSHITLDYEVACLDLTPISVGSQHNPSITTADVCAVGLWTDISARILKLPTLEEFHKEPLGGEIIPRSILMALFEGTPYLLVALGDGSLFYFSMNPVTKLLGDRKKVTLGTQPTVLRPFRSQSTVNVFACSDRPTVIYSSNHKLVFSNVNLKEVAHMCPLNSEAYPDSLVLATDTAVTIGTIDEIQKLHIRTVPLGESPRRIAYQENTQTFGVITSRVDIVESSGLTPARQSASTQAQSVSSSSSLGSAIKAPVSTRDSCGSGGVAEIGQEIEVYNLLIVDQHSFAVLHAHQFMQNEYALSIVSTRLGDDVNPYYVVGTALVVPEESEPKQGRIVLFQWSDGKLTTVAEKEVKGACYSLVDFNAKILAAINNVVRLYEWTAEKELRLECSNFNHIIALYLKRKGDFILVGDLMRSITLLQYKTMEGSFEEMARDSNPNWMSAVEILDDDTFLGAENSFNLFVCQKDSAATTEEERQQLTEVGRFHLGDMVNVFRHGSLVMDHAAETLSTPTQGCVLFGTVHGAIGVVTQLPTEFYHFLSEVQTRMARVIKPVGKIEHSFWRSFATERKVEPCEGFIDGDLIESFLDLSSDKMKEVANGLQIDDGSGMKREATVEDIIKLIEDLTRIH encoded by the exons ATGGCTCATAATTATGTGGTTACTGCTCATAAACAAACAGCAGTCACATCTTGCGTTACTG GAAACTTCACCTCGTCTAATGATCTGAACCTTATTGTGGCGAAAAATTACCGTCTTGAAATATATTTGGTTACTCCAGAAGGTCTCAGACCTCTGAAAGAAGTTGGGATCTATGGGAAAATCGCTGTTATGAAACTTTATAAATCTGGG AATGACAAGAAAGATTCCCTGTTCATTTTAACCCAACGTTACAATGCCATGATACTGGAATGTTCTGGGGAAGGGGAAAACATGGAAATTATAACCAAAACACAAGGAAATGTTGCAGACAAAATTGGAAAGCCCTCTGAAACTGGCATAATTGCAATCATTGATCCTGATTGCAGAGTGATTGGTCTTCGTCTCTATGATGGATTACTGAAAATCATTCCCCTAGAGAAAGACAGCAGTGAAATAAAAGCCTACAACATCAg GATTGAAGAACTTTGCATACAAGACATAGCTTTCTTATATGGGTGTGCAAATCCAACTGTGGTTATTATTCACCAGGACGCTCATGGTAGACACGTCAAGACACGAGAGATATCTTTGCGAGATAAGGAGTTTGCCAAG ACTTCCTGGAAGCAAGATAACGTCGAAACCGAAGCTTCAATGTTATTGCCAGTTCCTGAACCTTACGGAGGGGCCTTGATTATTGGTCAGGAATCAATAACCTATCACAACGGACAAAATTACGTTACCATCGCACCACCAATTATTAAA CAGAGTACCATCACCTGCTATGGTAAAGTTGATCCTAATGGATCACGATACTTATTGGGAGATTTAGCCGGGCATCTCTTTATGCTGGTAttggaaaaagaggaaaagatggATGGAACGGTTACAGTACGTGACATTAAAATTGAACTTCTTGGAGAAGTTTCAATTCCCGAATGCTTAACCTATCTTGACAATGGGGTTGTTTTCATCGGTTCCCGGTTTGGAGATTCCCAGTTAGTCAAATTAAACGTCACTCCCGATGAAAACAATTCCTACGTTACGGTGATGGAAACATTCACTAATCTGGCGCCTATCGTAGATATGACAATCGTCGATCTTGATCGACAGGGACAAGGCCAACTTGTAACGTGCTCAG GTGCTTATAAGGAAGGTTCGTTGCGTATTATTCGCAATGGAATCGGGATTCACGAACAAGCAAGTATCGATTTGCCCGGTATCAAGGGAATATGGGCCCTGAAAATGGGTTTTTCTGGAAATCAATCGGTAGATGATACTGTCGTCTTATCTTTTGTTGGACAAACAAG GGTTTTGATGTTAAATGGAGAAGAGATGGAAGAAACAGAAATACCTGGTCTCATTTCTGACCAACAAACTTTCTTCTGTggaaatgttggaaaagaTTCCGTATTGCAAATCACTACCGGTAGCGTGAGACTAATATCTGTGAACACGAAACAGAAGCTGAG TGATTGGACTCCTCCTGACGGAAAGATGCTCAATGTCGTAGCTTGTAATCATGGGCAAGTTTTATGTGCTGCCGGTCGTGATCTTTACTATTTGGAAATGGAAGATGACACTCAAGTCATTCTGAAAAG TCACATCACCCTGGACTACGAAGTGGCTTGCTTAGATTTGACTCCCATTTCAGTAGGTTCTCAGCACAACCCTTCTATCACAACAGCTGATGTGTGTGCTGTCGGTCTCTGGACAGATATTTCTGCGAGAATTCTTAAGCTTCCTACTTTAGAAGAATTTCACAAAGAGCCACTTGGAGGAG AGATTATTCCTCGTTCCATTTTGATGGCACTTTTCGAGGGTACACCTTACCTTCTTGTGGCTTTGGGTGATGGATCGCTTTTCTATTTCAGTATGAATCCAGTCACCAAGTTACTTGGTGATCGTAAAAAG GTAACCTTGGGAACTCAGCCGACCGTCCTTCGGCCGTTTCGGTCGCAATCCACCGTCAATGTTTTTGCATGCTCAGACCGACCTACGGTTATCTATTCTTCCAATCATAAATTGGTTTTCAGTAATGTCAATCTTAAAGAGGTTGCACATATGTGCCCGTTAAATTCGGAAGCGTATCCAGATAGCTTAGTGCTAGCGACGGACACTGCGGTTACCATAGGAACAATTGATGAAATCCAAAAATTACACATCAGGACGGTACCGCTTGGTGAATCCCCTCGTCGAATAGCATACCAGGAAAATACACAG ACTTTCGGAGTGATAACTTCTCGGGTCGACATTGTTGAATCCTCTGGTTTGACGCCTGCCCGTCAGTCTGCTTCTACTCAGGCACAATCTGTGTCTTCATCCAGCTCTCTTGGTTCGGCGATCAAAGCCCCTGTCAGTACGAGGGACTCTTGTGGAAGTGGCGGTGTTGCCGAAATTGGTCAGGAGATTGAAGTATACAACTTGCTGATTGTCGATCAACACTCCTTCGCGg TCCTTCACGCGCATCAGTTCATGCAGAATGAATATGCGCTGAGCATTGTGTCTACGCGGTTAGGAGATGATGTCAACCCGTATTACGTGGTCGGAACAGCATTAGTGGTACCTGAAGAGTCTGAGCCCAAACAAGGTCGCATTGTCCTATTCCAGTGGTCCGACGGAAAGTTGACTACTGTTGCAGAAAAAGAGGTGAAGGGCGCGTGCTATTCATTAGTAGATTTCAACGCAAAAATACTGGCTGCGATCAACAATGTT GTTCGGTTATATGAGTGGACGGCAGAGAAGGAATTAAGATTAGAGTGCAGCAATTTCAATCACATTATAGCCCTATATCTCAAACGGAAGGGTGACTTCATCTTGGTCGGTGATCTAATGAGGTCCATTACTCTATTGCAATATAAAACTATGGAAGGAAGCTTTGAGGAG ATGGCAAGAGATAGTAACCCGAATTGGATGTCAGCTGTCGAAATTTTGGATGATGACACGTTCCTTGGCGCTGAGAATTCtttcaatctttttgtttgtcagAAAGACAG TGCTGCCACAACGGAGGAAGAGAGACAACAACTCACTGAAGTTGGTCGATTCCATCTTGGTGACATGGTTAACGTCTTCCGTCACGGATCTTTGGTGATGGACCATGCTGCTGAAACCCTAAGTACTCCTACGCAAGGATGCGTCTTATTTGGAACAGTCCATGGAGCTATAG GCGTGGTTACGCAACTACCAACCGAATTTTATCACTTCCTATCTGAGGTACAAACTCGCATGGCCCGTGTCATTAAACCTGTGGGGAAAATCGAACATAGCTTCTGGAGAAGTTTCGCCACCGAACGCAAAGTTGAACCGTGCGAGGGTTTTATTGACGGGGATTTAATTGAATCTTTTTTAGATTTGTCGAGTGACAAGATGAAGGAAGTTGCTAATGGATTACAG ATTGATGATGGAAGTGGAATGAAGAGGGAGGCGACGGTAGAGGATATAATTAAACTGATAGAAGATTTAACTCGAATTCATTGA
- the LOC130687701 gene encoding serine/threonine-protein kinase ICK-like, translated as MNRYRVLGRIGDGAYGSVVLAIKLDSGEKVAIKKMKRKCHSWEEAMNLREVKSLKKLSHQNVVKLKEVIRENETLFFVFEHMKENLYQLVKERYERGEKSLPEPALKEIVIQILQGLAYMHKHGFFHRDLKPENVLCNGTEMVKLGDFGLAREIRSRPPFTDYVSTRWYRAPEVLLHSTNYNSAIDMWAVGCMIPELYTFRPLFPGSSEIDQLFKICALLGTPTESQWPDGYQLASKMHFKFPQFNNSSLGQLLMHASPEAVKLVNLLLQWNPARRPSAQQALNHSFFTRTSHNSSAMSSGNKTWLGNSGRVLSTSTTTSVKFLGPNRSSLQPLQQQHSAIHLKLTSDARLSARQVVQSEPARPKPQWSDSEDGINKKKEINADDDDGFEDIFQGLSLASDVNSFVQHAPQQAARVYNSHSSNPMKLKYDNGPMLAVSYTSPATVTSAPAVVSATSRMSVPSSGAVTERIPRLVSGRTDWAAKYLKTSTKYSK; from the exons ATGAACAGATATCGCGTTCTAGGAAGGATTGGCGACGGAGCTTACGGTTCAGTTGTCCTGGCCATCAAACTGGATTCAGGCGAGAAAGTGGCCATTAAGAA AATGAAGCGAAAGTGCCATTCGTGGGAGGAGGCGATGAACCTTCGTGAAGTCAAG AGTCTGAAAAAGTTGAGTCACCAGAATGTGGTAAAACTCAAAGAAGTGATCCGGGAGAACGAGAccctttttttcgtgtttgaaCACATGAAGGAAAACCTTTACCAGCTTGTCAAGGAACGCTATGAACGAGG AGAAAAATCATTGCCGGAACCTGCACTGAAGGAGATCGTGATCCAAATTCTACAGGGCCTGGCCTACATGCACAAGCACGGCTTCTTCCATCGGGACCTCAAGCCGGAGAATGTGCTCTGCAACGGGACCGAGATGGTCAAGCTGGGCGATTTCGGTCTCGCTAGGGAGATCCGGTCGCGACCGCCTTTTACCGACTACGTCTCCACCAGATG GTACCGAGCGCCAGAAGTCTTGCTCCACTCGACCAACTATAACAGCGCCATCGACATGTGGGCCGTCGGCTGCATGATTCCAGAACTGTACACCTTCCGGCCGCTTTTCCCGGGCTCCAGCGAGATTGACCAGCTTTTCAAAATCTGCGCCTTGCTCGGAACACCTACAGAG AGTCAATGGCCCGATGGCTACCAACTGGCGTCCAAGATGCACTTCAAATTCCCGCAGTTCAACAACTCGTCGCTCGGCCAGCTGCTGATGCACGCAAGTCCAGAGGCCGTCAAACTCGTCAATTTACTGCTCCAGTGGAATCCTGCAAGAAGGCCGTCGGCTCAACAGGCTCTCAA CCATTCGTTTTTCACACGGACAAGTCACAATTCATCGGCCATGTCGTCAGGCAACAAAACCTGGTTGGGCAATTCAGGCCGGGTCTTGTCAACGTCGACGACAACATCGGTCAAGTTTTTGGGGCCAAATCGTTCAAGCCTCCAGCCTCTACAGCAGCAACATTCGGCTATCCATTTGAAATTGACATCTGACGCCAGACTGTCTGCGAGACAAGTGGTTCAATCAGAACCTGCCCGTCCCAAACCCCAATGGTCGGACAGCGAAGATGGAatcaacaagaagaaagagatcAATGCAGACGATGATGACGGTTTCGAAGATATTTTTCA GGGATTATCTTTAGCCAGTGACGTGAATTCTTTCGTCCAGCACGCGCCACAGCAAGCGGCCAGGGTATACAATAGCCACAGTTCAAACCCGATGAAATTGAAATATGACAACGGGCCGATGTTGGCCGTCAGTTATACGAGCCCTGCCACAGTTACGAGCGCCCCGGCTGTTGTATCAGCCACATCAAGGATGTCCGTCCCATCATCGGGAGCTGTAACGGAGAGAATCCCGAGGCTCGTCAGCGGGCGAACAGACTGGGCTGCCAAATACCTGAAGACCAGCACCAAGTATTCGAAATGA
- the LOC130687715 gene encoding uncharacterized protein LOC130687715, which yields MDAKRHSCAAVWPLLLLAMCIGISRAHVALTFPPARQPAWDFLDSGRTPPPCGVPKGSLKTSILSGSAFNVTWHLGYPHRGGYRIQVLDASEKPILDLTNGGQQNKSSVFVEGDPTALSYLVHLPKDFECRDCTIRLIRQASEWGKSYMFWSCADVDIIPRPEYRETCSGHGKDIAGRCRCNPLYSGHRCQYRDECSEDKDCGRHGKCVNLEATTHPKRQCFCEMGWFGPQCNKQSPVKDPSIINFADYRKEVMSDAFEFYWRVLRNSQELEAVMVVKGGTGYAAVGWRPLALTAACKGFPFLEDMAASNATDRHQHHPASLSLPINAVPTSESAVPEPEPEPEAEPEPVAEPEPEAEPVAEPVPEPIPEPSPEPAIIPATNQSAHHDHGDHADHHHNTELPTAKHLTSVNSNREDLTESPTEIRQTVPTTRKPRPKLPVLGRSPLAPKTSPTTTTTAASTTTSTTEPSADIDTVRDVASVSTTTGVPTTTKKLSPLDRLIAKNKLNSRNTQTTEKPVELEPVQAKGSVTRIQLSDLPEAGISTGVGGKRSTRNVVEQEIISSLADSSRRERQMPISPVAFPGPRLNTFNSPTSSLTVLPATPRLPKPKPAFSPVSGSDGWIPMSPKNNVPSPTPVIGSIAPVKGPVIEPAIAAVDNSNDRMDHFAEEIPLLFTVPSGRIPVTVFPTTASVTPKLNLREETTEAKPPPTTNKPTTKKVPSQAELQPITSVEPAPEPSDVVTETKAKTSDPEPQPEPEVDDAAPEPEPQPEPAPEPAPEPEPEPEPAPEPAAEPEPAPEPAAEPEPVPEPAPEPSPKSPAVQSESVAEPVPEPEPKSETTASGDKGHGGHHGHHNHVHDHSSHEKEPADYKPAHKYAPKADFHPMDCTDIIIGMARGNYSRIGDYYTRDRSTPQLDSFYGGRQDLTAALGFERDGQTVILFRRKLNSSDEADHIIGADPMQVIWARGQEHGKYVHSPPSGLEKESASIADFYKADELKYHGKGDQRGVTVITFIEPPAKVDVVKNESHAGGDHQAGPSSAGDHHQHGSGGRHVHKSKALCGGEWKYPVSCDPFEMDCTYYAKWEYLEGNDQIRFTITANHTNRWVAIGFSETTSMPQTDVVLGWVDPNGRAFVGDMWAVGYMAPKLDDSQDLINATGQIIDGKTTLTFQRQRVTKDKEQDVQFTDDTCLYFKFPVNGGTRNAVNKKIGKHLQTPFISSDRVCIRSCGLGTGKFNGIAYTTTPPPPTIAYNIGLKMVGLANDFEVPQIGSPEFNELADRFGRQVENALQAGKVPGFKEAAVTEFLEEEGGLIANMIVVLDKKSTEEFEQSSDLKIETENVVRTALRGAIAGGQVGTIRVDPSYLKFETVLDADSLDPLEVSGRGWNSSLTTISLYSVIGCIIVLVIIAIIQASCTIYKVSRKSPSSVNKDQAAVNWRDYSSTNYAYEPFETDEALRAAAVLAANGSNGHTVMTASTTNGLAPRAMQRPPSNGSLQSKMTTDRNTTYSLPHKANMQAMSNGTLGPDHQPNGRPRTHSSTSFHQPDFYFMPSQRRYSGYAD from the exons ATGGATGCAAAACGGCATTCATGCGCGGCCGTTTGGCCGCTTCTGTTGCTGGCCATGTGCATTGGAATCAGCCGAGCTCATGTAGCCCTGACGTTCCCGCCGGCCAGGCAACCGGCCTGGGATTTTCTCGACTCTGGACGTACACCACCGCCGTGCGGCGTTCCCAAAG gaagccTCAAGACATCGATTCTAAGCGGGTCGGCGTTCAATGTCACCTGGCACCTGGGCTATCCTCACCGCGGTGGCTACAGGATTCAAGTGCTGGACGCCAGCGAGAAGCCCATTTTAGATTTGACGAATGGCGGTCAACAGAACAAGAGTTCCGTCTTCGTCGAAGGCGACCCGACAGCCTTGTCGTATCTGGTTCACCTGCCCAAAGATTTCGAGTGTCGTGATTGTACCATCCGACTCATCCGGCAAGCTTCCGAATGGGGAAAGAGCTACATGTTTTGGAGCTGCGCCGACGTCGACATTATTCCTC gcccCGAGTATCGAGAGACGTGCTCGGGTCACGGCAAGGATATTGCGGGCCGATGCCGCTGCAATCCGCTCTATTCCGGACACCGTTGCCAATATCGAGACGAGTGCAGCGAGGATAAGGACTGTGGCCGGCACGGCAAATGCGTCAATCTGGAGGCTACCACGCACCCAAAGAGGCAATGCTTTTGCGAGATGGGATGGTTCGGACCCCAGTGCAATAAAC AATCACCGGTGAAAGATCCGAGCATCATCAATTTCGCCGATTACCGCAAGGAGGTGATGAGCGACGCCTTCGAGTTCTACTGGCGCGTGTTGCGCAACTCGCAAGAGCTGGAGGCCGTCATGGTGGTCAAAGGCGGCACCGGGTACGCTGCAGTCGGATGGAGACCTCTAGCCCTCACAGCCGCCTGCAAAGGCTTCCCATTCCTCGAGGACATGGCCGCATCTAATGCAACGGATCGCCATCAACATCATCCGGCTTCGTTATCCTTGCCGATTAACGCAGTTCCCACATCCGAATCAGCGGTACCAGAACCTGAGCCGGAGCCAGAAGCTGAACCCGAACCTGTTGCCGAACCGGAGCCAGAAGCGGAACCGGTTGCCGAACCTGTCCCAGAACCGATACCCGAGCCATCGCCTGAGCCCGCCATCATCCCCGCTACCAATCAAAGTGCCCATCACGATCACGGTGATCACGCCGATCATCACCATAACACTGAACTACCGACAGCAAAACATTTGACATCCGTCAACAGCAATCGCGAAGATTTAACAGAAAGTCCGACTGAAATACGCCAAACTGTTCCAACAACCCGAAAGCCCCGTCCAAAGTTGCCGGTGCTTGGCCGTTCTCCACTTGCCCCTAAAACAAGCccgacgacaacgacgacaGCAGCATCTACGACGACTTCAACTACGGAGCCTAGCGCTGACATCGACACTGTCCGCGACGTGGCGTCGGTTTCGACGACGACGGGCgtcccaacaacaacaaagaaactaTCGCCGCTGGATCGGCTGATCGCTAAAAACAAACTCAATAGCCGCAATACGCAAACAACGGAGAAGCCTGTCGAATTGGAACCTGTCCAGGCTAAAGGATCGGTGACCCGTATCCAGCTCTCTGATCTTCCGGAAGCCGGAATCAGCACAGGAGTTGGTGGGAAAAGATCAACAAGAAACGTGGTAGAACAAGAAATCATTTCATCATTGGCCGATTCAAGCCGACGCGAAAGACA AATGCCAATCAGCCCGGTTGCCTTCCCTGGTCCACGCTTGAACACGTTTAATAGCCCTACGAGTTCTTTGACTGTTTTGCCGGCCACCCCAAGATTGCCGAAACCTAAACCCGCTTTCAGTCCGGTTAGCGGATCTGATGGATGGATTCCAATGTCCCCGAAGAATAACGTGCCATCTCCTACACCTGTCATCGGGTCCATTGCTCCAGTTAAAGGACCTGTTATTGAGCCTGCCATTGCGGCGGTGGACAACAGCAACGACCGAATGGATCACTTCGCCGAAGAAATTCCATTGCTTTTCACGGTTCCGTCTGGGCGCATCCCGGTCACCGTGTTTCCAACGACAGCCAGTGTGACACCGAAATTAAATCTGAGAGAGGAAACCACCGAGGCGAAACCACCGCCGACAACAAATAAACCGACAACAAAGAAAGTACCAAGTCAAGCGGAACTGCAACCCATTACATCCGTGGAACCCGCCCCGGAACCGTCTGACGTCGTAACGGAAACGAAAGCGAAAACTTCCGATCCTGAACCTCAGCCGGAACCAGAGGTAGATGATGCAGCACCTGAACCTGAGCCTCAACCAGAGCCAGCTCCCGAACCCGCTCCCGAGCCAGAACCCGAACCCGAGCCCGCTCCTGAACCTGCAGCTGAACCCGAGCCCGCTCCTGAACCGGCAGCTGAACCCGAACCTGTCCCCGAACCCGCTCCTGAACCTTCTCCAAAATCTCCCGCCGTACAATCGGAATCAGTGGCAGAACCCGTTCCAGAACCGGAACCTAAATCCGAAACGACTGCAAGTGGCGACAAGGGACACGGCGGACATCACGGTCATCACAACCACGTCCACGATCACAGTTCGCACGAGAAGGAGCCGGCGGATTACAAACCCGCTCACAAGTACGCTCCTAAAGCCGATTTCCACCCGATGGATTGCACGGATATCATCATCGGAATGGCCCGCGGCAATTACTCGCGCATCGGGGATTATTACACGCGTGACAG ATCGACTCCGCAGCTGGATAGTTTCTACGGAGGCCGTCAAGATTTGACAGCGGCTTTGGGCTTTGAGCGCGACGGCCAGACGGTCATCCTCTTCCGTCGCAAATTGAACAGCAGCGACGAAGCGGATCACATCATCGGGGCGGATCCTATGCAAGTCATTTGGGCCAGAGGTCAGGAGCACGGCAAATATGTCCACAGTCCGCCTTCCGGCCTGGAGAAGGAGTCGGCCTCGATAGCCGATTTCTACAAAGCTGATGAATTGAAATACCACGGCAAAGGCGACCAGCGTGGCGTTACCGTCATCACTTTTATCG aaCCACCTGCCAAGGTTGACGTCGTTAAGAACGAAAGCCACGCTGGAGGTGATCATCAAGCTGGACCATCAAGCGCTGGCGATCACCATCAGCATGGGAGCGGTGGTCGGCATGTTCACAAGAGCAAGGCCCTTTGCGGAGGCGAGTGGAAGTATCCCGTGTCGTGCGACCCGTTCGAGATGGACTGCACCTACTACGCCAAATGGGAATATCTGGAAGGGAACGACCAGATCCGTTTCACCATCACGGCTAATCACACAAACCGATGGGTGGCCATCGGTTTCTCTGAAACCACCTCCATG CCTCAAACGGACGTCGTACTGGGCTGGGTCGACCCCAACGGCCGCGCCTTTGTCGGTGACATGTGGGCCGTTGGCTATATGGCTCCCAAATTGGACGACAGCCAGGATTTGATTAACGCTACGGGTCAAATTATAGACGGCAAAACGACGTTAACATTCCAGCGGCAACGCGTCACCAAAGATAAGGAACAGGATGTCCAGTTTACGGACGACACCTGCCTTTATTTCAAGTTTCCGGTCAACGGCGGAACTCGCAACGCAGTCAACAAGAAGATCGGCAAACATTTGCAAACACCTTTTATTTCATCCGATCGTGTCTGCATCCGCTCATGCGGATTAG gaactGGAAAGTTTAACGGAATTGCCTACACAACGACGCCTCCACCGCCCACGATCGCCTATAACATCGGCTTGAAAATGGTCGGGTTAGCTAACGATTTCGAAGTGCCGCAAATTGGCAGCCCCGAATTCAACGAATTGGCTGACAGGTTCGGGCGTCAAGTGGAAAACGCACTGCAAGCTGGAAAAGTGCCCGGATTCAAAGAAGCAGCCGTCACGGAATTCTTAGA GGAGGAAGGAGGTTTAATAGCCAACATGATTGTTGTGCTGGACAAGAAATCAACAGAAGAATTCGAACAATCGTCAGATctgaaaattgaaacagaaaatgttgttCGAACCGCATTACGAGGTGCCATCGCTGGCGGCCAAGTGGGAACCATCCGGGTAGACCCGTCTTACCTCAAATTCGAAACGGTTCTAG ATGCTGACTCATTGGATCCGCTCGAAGTGTCCGGCCGCGGATGGAATTCAAGCCTGACCACCATTAGTTTGTACAGCGTTATCGGCTGCATCATCGTCTTGGTCATTATCGCCATCATCCAAGCTTCGTGCACCATCTACAAAGTGTCTCGCAAGTCACCGTCGTCAGTCAACAAG GATCAAGCGGCTGTGAATTGGCGCGATTACTCTTCAACCAACTACGCTTACGAGCCTTTCGAGACGGACGAGGCGCTGAGAGCGGCCGCTGTCTTGGCAGCAAATGGCTCTAATGGACACACGGTGATGACGGCCAGCACCACCAACGGCCTTGCTCCGAGGGCTATGCAAAGGCCACCGTCCAATGGCAGCTTGCAGTCCAAGATGACAACTGATCGAAACACAACTTACTCGTTACCGCACAAAGCCAACATGCAAGCAATGAGTAATGGCACTCTCGGACCGGACCACCAGCCAAACGGGCGGCCAAGGACCCATTCCAGCACTTCATTCCACCAGCCCGATTTCTATTTTATGCCTTCCCAACGCCGCTATTCTGGATACGCAGATTAA